A genomic region of [Eubacterium] eligens ATCC 27750 contains the following coding sequences:
- a CDS encoding DUF896 domain-containing protein, which translates to MVTEKTLERINELYHKSKAEGLTDAELAEQKQLRADYVKAFRENLRGQLESIKIKNPDGSLIDVKARHDEKMKRLAEEQAEKGN; encoded by the coding sequence ATGGTTACAGAGAAAACATTAGAAAGAATTAATGAGCTTTATCATAAGTCTAAAGCAGAGGGACTGACAGATGCAGAACTTGCTGAACAGAAGCAGTTAAGAGCTGATTATGTTAAAGCTTTCAGAGAAAACTTAAGAGGACAGTTAGAATCTATTAAGATTAAGAATCCTGATGGTTCTTTAATAGATGTCAAGGCAAGACATGATGAGAAGATGAAAAGATTGGCAGAGGAACAGGCAGAGAAAGGT
- the proB gene encoding glutamate 5-kinase: MGNYREFIKDKKRIVIKIGSSSLMHEQTGRLDLLKIEKLVRILIDIKNSGKDVVLVSSGAIAVGRAVIGLCDRPTELPVKQACASIGQAKLMMVYQKIFAEYGAVASQVLLTKNTIVNDVNRTNAQNTFNEILKLGAVPIVNENDTVSTYEIEQLQAFGDNDRLSAIVASIIGADLLILLSDIDGLYTDDPNTNPNAKFVETVYEIDEKLMGMGKDSSGSNMGTGGMTTKLIAGKIATLSGADMIITNGNDVDNIIRVMAGENVGTLFLDHRASDFDLMSLID, encoded by the coding sequence ATGGGGAATTATAGAGAGTTTATAAAAGACAAGAAAAGAATTGTTATAAAGATAGGTTCATCTTCACTTATGCATGAGCAGACAGGCAGATTGGACCTTTTAAAGATTGAAAAGCTTGTAAGGATTCTTATTGATATTAAGAATTCAGGAAAAGATGTTGTTTTAGTTTCTTCTGGTGCAATAGCTGTGGGAAGGGCTGTTATAGGACTTTGTGACAGACCTACAGAACTTCCGGTAAAACAGGCATGTGCATCCATAGGACAGGCTAAGTTAATGATGGTTTACCAGAAGATATTTGCAGAATATGGTGCAGTTGCATCACAGGTTCTTCTTACCAAGAACACAATAGTTAATGATGTTAACAGGACTAATGCACAGAATACATTTAATGAAATCTTAAAGCTTGGGGCAGTTCCAATCGTTAATGAGAACGATACAGTATCAACTTACGAGATTGAACAGCTACAGGCTTTTGGAGATAATGACAGACTTTCAGCAATTGTTGCTTCAATTATCGGAGCGGACCTTCTTATTCTGTTATCTGATATTGATGGTCTGTATACAGATGATCCAAACACTAATCCTAATGCAAAATTTGTTGAAACTGTATACGAGATTGATGAGAAGCTTATGGGAATGGGTAAAGATTCATCCGGCAGTAATATGGGGACTGGCGGAATGACAACCAAGCTTATTGCAGGAAAGATTGCAACACTGTCGGGGGCGGATATGATTATTACTAATGGTAATGATGTTGACAATATTATCAGGGTTATGGCTGGGGAAAATGTTGGAACATTGTTCTTAGACCACAGAGCATCTGATTTTGACCTGATGTCTCTTATAGATTAA
- a CDS encoding NAD(P)/FAD-dependent oxidoreductase codes for MEKKCIKISNIKISPDKDTAFLEGIIRKELRLGKDAQIDYEIAKRSLDCRHKPQVMHIYSVEVYKVVRSGREEKLENIIKKSCCKNAVMSKRVIYKFPVNATENVNEDERPVVIGFGPAGIFCALELAKAGLRPVVYERGQDVDTRTKKVAQFWETGELDTECNVQFGEGGAGTFSDGKLNTQISDTFGRIRYVLQSFVKFGASEDILYANKPHIGTDVLADVIKNIRQHITALGGEVNFGSCLKKIEIKDGKVCGVVIADKDGEYVRKCSKVCLAIGHSSRDTFEYLHSENINMEPKPFAVGVRIEHPQEMINYNAYADAAYELPAADYKVTYKTKNTDKERGVYSFCMCPGGYVVNASSENGRTCVNGMSYSGRDSRNANSAIIVTVGPDDFGHEVLDGIKFQRQLEANAYAEGNGKVPVQLFGDFEKNITTTKLGEVEPCIKGEYTFANLKNVLPSYVADSVVEGVHGFSKFIHDFDRKDAVLSGVESRTSSPVRIIRNDELVSTSVCGLYPCGEGAGYAGGITSAAVDGVKVAEYMAVTSACMG; via the coding sequence ATGGAAAAGAAATGTATTAAGATTAGTAATATAAAGATATCTCCTGATAAAGATACAGCATTTTTAGAAGGAATTATAAGAAAAGAATTAAGACTTGGAAAAGATGCACAGATTGATTATGAAATAGCAAAAAGGTCACTTGACTGCAGACACAAGCCTCAGGTTATGCATATATACAGTGTCGAAGTGTATAAGGTGGTGCGTTCCGGCAGGGAAGAAAAGCTTGAGAATATAATTAAGAAATCATGTTGCAAGAATGCTGTTATGTCTAAAAGGGTTATCTATAAGTTTCCTGTTAATGCGACAGAAAATGTTAATGAAGATGAAAGACCTGTAGTTATCGGATTTGGACCGGCAGGAATATTCTGTGCTCTTGAGCTTGCCAAAGCGGGGCTTAGACCTGTTGTATATGAGCGTGGACAGGATGTTGATACAAGAACTAAGAAGGTTGCACAGTTCTGGGAGACGGGTGAGCTTGATACAGAATGTAATGTGCAGTTTGGTGAAGGCGGAGCAGGCACATTTTCTGATGGAAAGCTTAACACACAGATTTCAGATACATTTGGAAGAATAAGATATGTTCTGCAGAGCTTTGTAAAGTTCGGTGCATCAGAAGATATTCTGTATGCCAATAAGCCACATATAGGAACAGACGTGCTTGCGGATGTAATTAAGAATATAAGACAGCATATTACCGCGCTTGGCGGTGAAGTTAATTTTGGAAGCTGTCTTAAAAAGATTGAGATTAAAGACGGAAAAGTGTGTGGCGTTGTCATAGCTGACAAAGATGGTGAGTATGTAAGAAAATGCAGTAAAGTGTGCCTTGCAATAGGTCACAGTTCAAGAGATACATTTGAATATCTTCACAGTGAGAATATAAATATGGAGCCGAAGCCTTTTGCGGTTGGAGTAAGAATAGAACATCCACAGGAAATGATTAATTATAATGCTTATGCAGATGCTGCATATGAGCTTCCGGCGGCTGATTATAAAGTTACTTACAAGACGAAGAATACAGATAAAGAACGAGGTGTGTATTCTTTCTGTATGTGTCCAGGAGGTTATGTTGTTAATGCTTCATCAGAGAACGGCAGGACATGTGTTAATGGAATGAGTTACTCAGGCCGTGATTCCCGCAATGCTAATTCAGCAATAATTGTTACAGTCGGACCAGATGATTTCGGACATGAAGTACTTGATGGAATAAAATTTCAGAGACAGTTAGAAGCAAACGCTTATGCTGAAGGAAATGGAAAAGTTCCGGTACAGTTATTTGGCGATTTTGAAAAAAATATAACAACAACGAAATTAGGAGAGGTTGAGCCTTGCATAAAAGGAGAATATACATTTGCTAATCTTAAGAATGTATTACCTTCTTATGTGGCAGATTCAGTTGTTGAAGGCGTGCATGGATTTTCAAAATTCATACATGATTTCGACAGGAAAGATGCTGTACTATCTGGCGTTGAGAGCAGAACCTCAAGTCCTGTAAGAATAATAAGAAACGATGAACTTGTAAGTACATCAGTATGTGGATTGTATCCGTGTGGTGAAGGTGCAGGGTATGCAGGAGGCATAACATCTGCTGCAGTTGATGGTGTTAAGGTTGCGGAATATATGGCAGTAACATCTGCTTGTATGGGATAA